From Salarias fasciatus chromosome 5, fSalaFa1.1, whole genome shotgun sequence, a single genomic window includes:
- the rap1gapb gene encoding rap1 GTPase-activating protein 1 isoform X3, giving the protein MTELRIAKSALLDGILNSPPSRPFLKRRCLSDTSDLFAMIERMQGFRMDEQRCPLPPPLKTEEDYIPYPSVHEVLGRSSPFPLILLPQFGGYWIEGTNHEPKDPPEADQPPCPTSHVKLETNSTAKIYRKNFMGKEHFNYYTMDAALGHLVFSMKYDVIGDQEHLRLMLRTKIKTYHDVIPISCLTEFPNVVQMAKLVCEEVNVDRFYPVLYPKASRLIVTFDEHVISNNFKFGVIYQRFAQTSEEELFGNMEESPAFVEFLEFLGRKIELHDFKGFRGGLDVTHGQTGTESIYTSFHNKEIMFHVSTKLPYTEGDSQQLQRKRHIGNDIVAIVFQEENTPFVPDMIQSNFLHAYVVVQVENACTDNVIYKVSVTARDDVPFFGPALPDPAIFRKGPEFHEFLFTKLINAEYACYKAEKFAKLEERTRSALLETLYEELHINSQSMMGLGGDEDKLENGGAGGGGGGGFFESFKRVIRSRSQSMDAMGLSNKKSHTVSTSHSGSFTHNPAESPKTPGISLIIPGKSPTRKKSGPFSSRRSSAIGIENIQEVQERSREVSPSTQRTPDSSLLSQENKSDNSSNHSSPEFAATKNSLSMCCRAPSIPEAQDLSRSSSNASSFASVVEENEGEEEYETGMESLSCVTPVKKDSFVYSCGVEDSACSTSQGSFPAASRLQHQPDGVKTSEPKGTDNRPKTERPQQEHKFSSNC; this is encoded by the exons ATGACTGAACTCAGGATAGCTAAGAGTGCTTTACTGGATGGGATTCTCAATAGTCCCCCCAGTAGGCCTTTTCTCAAGAGACGCTGCCTCAGTGAT accTCGGACCTTTTTGCCATGATCGAGAGGATGCAG GGTTTCAGAATGGATGAGCAACGATGCCCCCTGCCTCCCCCCCTGAAA ACAGAGGAAGACTACATCCCTTACCCCAGTGTTCACGAG GTGCTGGGCCGCAGCAGTCCATTCCCGCTCATCCTGCTGCCGCAGTTTGGAGGCTACTGGATCGAAGGCACTAATCATGAACCTAAAGACCCTCCGGAGGCCGATCAGCCTCCTTGTCCTACCTCCCATGTCAAACTGGAGACGAACAGCACTGCCAAGATTTACAGGAAGAATTTCATGGGGAAG GAACACTTTAATTACTACACCATGGATGCCGCCCTGGGCCACTTGGTCTTTTCTATGAAGTATGATGTCATTGGGGATCAGGAGCATCTGCGCTTGATGCTTCG AACAAAGATAAAAACCTATCACGATGTAATTCCTATTTCCTGCCTTACCGAGTTCCCCAACGTCGTCCAGATGGCCAAG cTCGTTTGTGAAGAAGTAAACGTGGACAGATTTTATCCTGTCCTCTACCCCAAA GCATCACGGCTCATTGTCACTTTCGATGAACACGTGATCAGCAACAACTTCAAGTTTGGAGTTATTTACCAGAGGTTCGCCCAG ACATcggaggaggagctgtttgGGAACATGGAGGAGAGCCCAGCCTTTGTTGAATTCCTGGAATTTCTGGGTCGGAAGATCGAGCTCCATGACTTTAAAGG TTTTAGGGGTGGGCTTGATGTCACTCATGGACAAACTGGGACAGAATCCATCTACACAAGTTTCCACAATAAGGAGATTATGTTTCACGTGTCCACCAAACTGCCTTACACAGAAGGAGACTCACAGCAG ctgcagaggaagaggcaCATAGGTAACGACATAGTAGCCATCGTGTtccaggaggaaaacacacccTTTGTACCAGACATGATCCAGTCCAACTTCCTGCATGCCTATGtggtggtgcaggtggagaATGCATGCACAGACAACGTCATCTACAAG GTGTCTGTGACAGCAAGGGATGACGTGCCTTTCTTTGGACCTGCTCTACCTGACCCTGCAATCTTCAGGAAG GGCCCCGAGTTTCATGAGTTCCTCTTCACTAAGCTCATCAATGCAGAATATGCATGCTACAAAGCTGAAAAGTTTGCCAAGCTGGAG GAGCGAACACGGTCAGCTCTTTTGGAAACGCTGTACGAGGAGCTGCACATCAACAGTCAGTCCATGATGGGCCTGGGTGGAGACGAAGATAAGCTGGAGAACGGGGgcgcaggaggtggaggaggaggaggcttctTTGAGTCCTTTAAG CGGGTCATCCGCAGCAGAAGCCAGTCTATGGACGCCATGGGCCTCAGTAACAAGAAGTCACACACAGTCTCTACTAGTCACAGTGGCAGCTTTACCCACAATCCCGCAGAGAGCCCCAAAACCCCGGGGATT TCGCTGATCATTCCGGGGAAAAGCCCCACCAGGAAAAAGTCAGGACCCTTCAGCTCCCGCCGCAGTAGCGCCATTGGCATCGAGAACATCCAGGAGGTCCaagagaggag CCGAGAGGTGTCACCCAGCACCCAGAGGACACCAGACAGCAGCCTCTTGTCACAAGAGAACAAGTCAGACAACTCCTCCAATCACAGTTCTCCTGAATTCGCTGCCACAAAGAACAG TTTGTCCATGTGTTGCAGGGCACCGTCCATCCCCGAGGCCCAGGACTTGTCCCGGTCCTCCTCCAACGCCAGCAGCTTCGCCAGCGTCGTGGAAGAAAACGAAGGCGAAGAGGAGTACGAAACTGGAATG GAAAGTTTATCTTGTGTTACGCCAGTCAAAAAAGACTCATTTGTGTACAGCTGTGGGGTGGAGGACAGTGCGTGCAGTACCAGCCAGGGAAGTTTTCCAG CAGCTTCTCGTCTTCAGCACCAACCAGACGGAGTGAAGACATCAGAGCCAAAAGGGACAGACAACCGGCCCAAGACGGAGCGTCCCCAGCAGGAGCACAAGTTCTCATCG AACTGTTAG
- the rap1gapb gene encoding rap1 GTPase-activating protein 1 isoform X5 — protein MSQRKRSFTFGAYGGADKTFSRTRSLWKQDGRIPRISDEVEPSLVYSHPSFPLPTFSKGFRMDEQRCPLPPPLKTEEDYIPYPSVHEVLGRSSPFPLILLPQFGGYWIEGTNHEPKDPPEADQPPCPTSHVKLETNSTAKIYRKNFMGKEHFNYYTMDAALGHLVFSMKYDVIGDQEHLRLMLRTKIKTYHDVIPISCLTEFPNVVQMAKLVCEEVNVDRFYPVLYPKASRLIVTFDEHVISNNFKFGVIYQRFAQTSEEELFGNMEESPAFVEFLEFLGRKIELHDFKGFRGGLDVTHGQTGTESIYTSFHNKEIMFHVSTKLPYTEGDSQQLQRKRHIGNDIVAIVFQEENTPFVPDMIQSNFLHAYVVVQVENACTDNVIYKVSVTARDDVPFFGPALPDPAIFRKGPEFHEFLFTKLINAEYACYKAEKFAKLEERTRSALLETLYEELHINSQSMMGLGGDEDKLENGGAGGGGGGGFFESFKSLIIPGKSPTRKKSGPFSSRRSSAIGIENIQEVQERSREVSPSTQRTPDSSLLSQENKSDNSSNHSSPEFAATKNSLSMCCRAPSIPEAQDLSRSSSNASSFASVVEENEGEEEYETGMESLSCVTPVKKDSFVYSCGVEDSACSTSQGSFPAASRLQHQPDGVKTSEPKGTDNRPKTERPQQEHKFSSNC, from the exons GGTTTCAGAATGGATGAGCAACGATGCCCCCTGCCTCCCCCCCTGAAA ACAGAGGAAGACTACATCCCTTACCCCAGTGTTCACGAG GTGCTGGGCCGCAGCAGTCCATTCCCGCTCATCCTGCTGCCGCAGTTTGGAGGCTACTGGATCGAAGGCACTAATCATGAACCTAAAGACCCTCCGGAGGCCGATCAGCCTCCTTGTCCTACCTCCCATGTCAAACTGGAGACGAACAGCACTGCCAAGATTTACAGGAAGAATTTCATGGGGAAG GAACACTTTAATTACTACACCATGGATGCCGCCCTGGGCCACTTGGTCTTTTCTATGAAGTATGATGTCATTGGGGATCAGGAGCATCTGCGCTTGATGCTTCG AACAAAGATAAAAACCTATCACGATGTAATTCCTATTTCCTGCCTTACCGAGTTCCCCAACGTCGTCCAGATGGCCAAG cTCGTTTGTGAAGAAGTAAACGTGGACAGATTTTATCCTGTCCTCTACCCCAAA GCATCACGGCTCATTGTCACTTTCGATGAACACGTGATCAGCAACAACTTCAAGTTTGGAGTTATTTACCAGAGGTTCGCCCAG ACATcggaggaggagctgtttgGGAACATGGAGGAGAGCCCAGCCTTTGTTGAATTCCTGGAATTTCTGGGTCGGAAGATCGAGCTCCATGACTTTAAAGG TTTTAGGGGTGGGCTTGATGTCACTCATGGACAAACTGGGACAGAATCCATCTACACAAGTTTCCACAATAAGGAGATTATGTTTCACGTGTCCACCAAACTGCCTTACACAGAAGGAGACTCACAGCAG ctgcagaggaagaggcaCATAGGTAACGACATAGTAGCCATCGTGTtccaggaggaaaacacacccTTTGTACCAGACATGATCCAGTCCAACTTCCTGCATGCCTATGtggtggtgcaggtggagaATGCATGCACAGACAACGTCATCTACAAG GTGTCTGTGACAGCAAGGGATGACGTGCCTTTCTTTGGACCTGCTCTACCTGACCCTGCAATCTTCAGGAAG GGCCCCGAGTTTCATGAGTTCCTCTTCACTAAGCTCATCAATGCAGAATATGCATGCTACAAAGCTGAAAAGTTTGCCAAGCTGGAG GAGCGAACACGGTCAGCTCTTTTGGAAACGCTGTACGAGGAGCTGCACATCAACAGTCAGTCCATGATGGGCCTGGGTGGAGACGAAGATAAGCTGGAGAACGGGGgcgcaggaggtggaggaggaggaggcttctTTGAGTCCTTTAAG TCGCTGATCATTCCGGGGAAAAGCCCCACCAGGAAAAAGTCAGGACCCTTCAGCTCCCGCCGCAGTAGCGCCATTGGCATCGAGAACATCCAGGAGGTCCaagagaggag CCGAGAGGTGTCACCCAGCACCCAGAGGACACCAGACAGCAGCCTCTTGTCACAAGAGAACAAGTCAGACAACTCCTCCAATCACAGTTCTCCTGAATTCGCTGCCACAAAGAACAG TTTGTCCATGTGTTGCAGGGCACCGTCCATCCCCGAGGCCCAGGACTTGTCCCGGTCCTCCTCCAACGCCAGCAGCTTCGCCAGCGTCGTGGAAGAAAACGAAGGCGAAGAGGAGTACGAAACTGGAATG GAAAGTTTATCTTGTGTTACGCCAGTCAAAAAAGACTCATTTGTGTACAGCTGTGGGGTGGAGGACAGTGCGTGCAGTACCAGCCAGGGAAGTTTTCCAG CAGCTTCTCGTCTTCAGCACCAACCAGACGGAGTGAAGACATCAGAGCCAAAAGGGACAGACAACCGGCCCAAGACGGAGCGTCCCCAGCAGGAGCACAAGTTCTCATCG AACTGTTAG
- the rap1gapb gene encoding rap1 GTPase-activating protein 1 isoform X4 produces the protein MSQRKRSFTFGAYGGADKTFSRTRSLWKQDGRIPRISDEVEPSLVYSHPSFPLPTFSKGFRMDEQRCPLPPPLKTEEDYIPYPSVHEVLGRSSPFPLILLPQFGGYWIEGTNHEPKDPPEADQPPCPTSHVKLETNSTAKIYRKNFMGKEHFNYYTMDAALGHLVFSMKYDVIGDQEHLRLMLRTKIKTYHDVIPISCLTEFPNVVQMAKLVCEEVNVDRFYPVLYPKASRLIVTFDEHVISNNFKFGVIYQRFAQTSEEELFGNMEESPAFVEFLEFLGRKIELHDFKGFRGGLDVTHGQTGTESIYTSFHNKEIMFHVSTKLPYTEGDSQQLQRKRHIGNDIVAIVFQEENTPFVPDMIQSNFLHAYVVVQVENACTDNVIYKVSVTARDDVPFFGPALPDPAIFRKGPEFHEFLFTKLINAEYACYKAEKFAKLEERTRSALLETLYEELHINSQSMMGLGGDEDKLENGGAGGGGGGGFFESFKSLLVPGKSPSKYGRRGSAIGIGTIEESLIIPGKSPTRKKSGPFSSRRSSAIGIENIQEVQERSREVSPSTQRTPDSSLLSQENKSDNSSNHSSPEFAATKNSLSMCCRAPSIPEAQDLSRSSSNASSFASVVEENEGEEEYETGMESLSCVTPVKKDSFVYSCGVEDSACSTSQGSFPAASRLQHQPDGVKTSEPKGTDNRPKTERPQQEHKFSSNC, from the exons GGTTTCAGAATGGATGAGCAACGATGCCCCCTGCCTCCCCCCCTGAAA ACAGAGGAAGACTACATCCCTTACCCCAGTGTTCACGAG GTGCTGGGCCGCAGCAGTCCATTCCCGCTCATCCTGCTGCCGCAGTTTGGAGGCTACTGGATCGAAGGCACTAATCATGAACCTAAAGACCCTCCGGAGGCCGATCAGCCTCCTTGTCCTACCTCCCATGTCAAACTGGAGACGAACAGCACTGCCAAGATTTACAGGAAGAATTTCATGGGGAAG GAACACTTTAATTACTACACCATGGATGCCGCCCTGGGCCACTTGGTCTTTTCTATGAAGTATGATGTCATTGGGGATCAGGAGCATCTGCGCTTGATGCTTCG AACAAAGATAAAAACCTATCACGATGTAATTCCTATTTCCTGCCTTACCGAGTTCCCCAACGTCGTCCAGATGGCCAAG cTCGTTTGTGAAGAAGTAAACGTGGACAGATTTTATCCTGTCCTCTACCCCAAA GCATCACGGCTCATTGTCACTTTCGATGAACACGTGATCAGCAACAACTTCAAGTTTGGAGTTATTTACCAGAGGTTCGCCCAG ACATcggaggaggagctgtttgGGAACATGGAGGAGAGCCCAGCCTTTGTTGAATTCCTGGAATTTCTGGGTCGGAAGATCGAGCTCCATGACTTTAAAGG TTTTAGGGGTGGGCTTGATGTCACTCATGGACAAACTGGGACAGAATCCATCTACACAAGTTTCCACAATAAGGAGATTATGTTTCACGTGTCCACCAAACTGCCTTACACAGAAGGAGACTCACAGCAG ctgcagaggaagaggcaCATAGGTAACGACATAGTAGCCATCGTGTtccaggaggaaaacacacccTTTGTACCAGACATGATCCAGTCCAACTTCCTGCATGCCTATGtggtggtgcaggtggagaATGCATGCACAGACAACGTCATCTACAAG GTGTCTGTGACAGCAAGGGATGACGTGCCTTTCTTTGGACCTGCTCTACCTGACCCTGCAATCTTCAGGAAG GGCCCCGAGTTTCATGAGTTCCTCTTCACTAAGCTCATCAATGCAGAATATGCATGCTACAAAGCTGAAAAGTTTGCCAAGCTGGAG GAGCGAACACGGTCAGCTCTTTTGGAAACGCTGTACGAGGAGCTGCACATCAACAGTCAGTCCATGATGGGCCTGGGTGGAGACGAAGATAAGCTGGAGAACGGGGgcgcaggaggtggaggaggaggaggcttctTTGAGTCCTTTAAG TCATTGCTTGTCCCAGGGAAAAGTCCCAGTAAATATGGACGCCGAGGCAGTGCCATAGGGATAGGAACAATAGAAGAG TCGCTGATCATTCCGGGGAAAAGCCCCACCAGGAAAAAGTCAGGACCCTTCAGCTCCCGCCGCAGTAGCGCCATTGGCATCGAGAACATCCAGGAGGTCCaagagaggag CCGAGAGGTGTCACCCAGCACCCAGAGGACACCAGACAGCAGCCTCTTGTCACAAGAGAACAAGTCAGACAACTCCTCCAATCACAGTTCTCCTGAATTCGCTGCCACAAAGAACAG TTTGTCCATGTGTTGCAGGGCACCGTCCATCCCCGAGGCCCAGGACTTGTCCCGGTCCTCCTCCAACGCCAGCAGCTTCGCCAGCGTCGTGGAAGAAAACGAAGGCGAAGAGGAGTACGAAACTGGAATG GAAAGTTTATCTTGTGTTACGCCAGTCAAAAAAGACTCATTTGTGTACAGCTGTGGGGTGGAGGACAGTGCGTGCAGTACCAGCCAGGGAAGTTTTCCAG CAGCTTCTCGTCTTCAGCACCAACCAGACGGAGTGAAGACATCAGAGCCAAAAGGGACAGACAACCGGCCCAAGACGGAGCGTCCCCAGCAGGAGCACAAGTTCTCATCG AACTGTTAG
- the rap1gapb gene encoding rap1 GTPase-activating protein 1 isoform X2, which yields MSQRKRSFTFGAYGGADKTFSRTRSLWKQDGRIPRISDEVEPSLVYSHPSFPLPTFSKGFRMDEQRCPLPPPLKTEEDYIPYPSVHEVLGRSSPFPLILLPQFGGYWIEGTNHEPKDPPEADQPPCPTSHVKLETNSTAKIYRKNFMGKEHFNYYTMDAALGHLVFSMKYDVIGDQEHLRLMLRTKIKTYHDVIPISCLTEFPNVVQMAKLVCEEVNVDRFYPVLYPKASRLIVTFDEHVISNNFKFGVIYQRFAQTSEEELFGNMEESPAFVEFLEFLGRKIELHDFKGFRGGLDVTHGQTGTESIYTSFHNKEIMFHVSTKLPYTEGDSQQLQRKRHIGNDIVAIVFQEENTPFVPDMIQSNFLHAYVVVQVENACTDNVIYKVSVTARDDVPFFGPALPDPAIFRKGPEFHEFLFTKLINAEYACYKAEKFAKLEERTRSALLETLYEELHINSQSMMGLGGDEDKLENGGAGGGGGGGFFESFKRVIRSRSQSMDAMGLSNKKSHTVSTSHSGSFTHNPAESPKTPGISLIIPGKSPTRKKSGPFSSRRSSAIGIENIQEVQERSREVSPSTQRTPDSSLLSQENKSDNSSNHSSPEFAATKNSLSMCCRAPSIPEAQDLSRSSSNASSFASVVEENEGEEEYETGMESLSCVTPVKKDSFVYSCGVEDSACSTSQGSFPAASRLQHQPDGVKTSEPKGTDNRPKTERPQQEHKFSSNC from the exons GGTTTCAGAATGGATGAGCAACGATGCCCCCTGCCTCCCCCCCTGAAA ACAGAGGAAGACTACATCCCTTACCCCAGTGTTCACGAG GTGCTGGGCCGCAGCAGTCCATTCCCGCTCATCCTGCTGCCGCAGTTTGGAGGCTACTGGATCGAAGGCACTAATCATGAACCTAAAGACCCTCCGGAGGCCGATCAGCCTCCTTGTCCTACCTCCCATGTCAAACTGGAGACGAACAGCACTGCCAAGATTTACAGGAAGAATTTCATGGGGAAG GAACACTTTAATTACTACACCATGGATGCCGCCCTGGGCCACTTGGTCTTTTCTATGAAGTATGATGTCATTGGGGATCAGGAGCATCTGCGCTTGATGCTTCG AACAAAGATAAAAACCTATCACGATGTAATTCCTATTTCCTGCCTTACCGAGTTCCCCAACGTCGTCCAGATGGCCAAG cTCGTTTGTGAAGAAGTAAACGTGGACAGATTTTATCCTGTCCTCTACCCCAAA GCATCACGGCTCATTGTCACTTTCGATGAACACGTGATCAGCAACAACTTCAAGTTTGGAGTTATTTACCAGAGGTTCGCCCAG ACATcggaggaggagctgtttgGGAACATGGAGGAGAGCCCAGCCTTTGTTGAATTCCTGGAATTTCTGGGTCGGAAGATCGAGCTCCATGACTTTAAAGG TTTTAGGGGTGGGCTTGATGTCACTCATGGACAAACTGGGACAGAATCCATCTACACAAGTTTCCACAATAAGGAGATTATGTTTCACGTGTCCACCAAACTGCCTTACACAGAAGGAGACTCACAGCAG ctgcagaggaagaggcaCATAGGTAACGACATAGTAGCCATCGTGTtccaggaggaaaacacacccTTTGTACCAGACATGATCCAGTCCAACTTCCTGCATGCCTATGtggtggtgcaggtggagaATGCATGCACAGACAACGTCATCTACAAG GTGTCTGTGACAGCAAGGGATGACGTGCCTTTCTTTGGACCTGCTCTACCTGACCCTGCAATCTTCAGGAAG GGCCCCGAGTTTCATGAGTTCCTCTTCACTAAGCTCATCAATGCAGAATATGCATGCTACAAAGCTGAAAAGTTTGCCAAGCTGGAG GAGCGAACACGGTCAGCTCTTTTGGAAACGCTGTACGAGGAGCTGCACATCAACAGTCAGTCCATGATGGGCCTGGGTGGAGACGAAGATAAGCTGGAGAACGGGGgcgcaggaggtggaggaggaggaggcttctTTGAGTCCTTTAAG CGGGTCATCCGCAGCAGAAGCCAGTCTATGGACGCCATGGGCCTCAGTAACAAGAAGTCACACACAGTCTCTACTAGTCACAGTGGCAGCTTTACCCACAATCCCGCAGAGAGCCCCAAAACCCCGGGGATT TCGCTGATCATTCCGGGGAAAAGCCCCACCAGGAAAAAGTCAGGACCCTTCAGCTCCCGCCGCAGTAGCGCCATTGGCATCGAGAACATCCAGGAGGTCCaagagaggag CCGAGAGGTGTCACCCAGCACCCAGAGGACACCAGACAGCAGCCTCTTGTCACAAGAGAACAAGTCAGACAACTCCTCCAATCACAGTTCTCCTGAATTCGCTGCCACAAAGAACAG TTTGTCCATGTGTTGCAGGGCACCGTCCATCCCCGAGGCCCAGGACTTGTCCCGGTCCTCCTCCAACGCCAGCAGCTTCGCCAGCGTCGTGGAAGAAAACGAAGGCGAAGAGGAGTACGAAACTGGAATG GAAAGTTTATCTTGTGTTACGCCAGTCAAAAAAGACTCATTTGTGTACAGCTGTGGGGTGGAGGACAGTGCGTGCAGTACCAGCCAGGGAAGTTTTCCAG CAGCTTCTCGTCTTCAGCACCAACCAGACGGAGTGAAGACATCAGAGCCAAAAGGGACAGACAACCGGCCCAAGACGGAGCGTCCCCAGCAGGAGCACAAGTTCTCATCG AACTGTTAG
- the rap1gapb gene encoding rap1 GTPase-activating protein 1 isoform X1, giving the protein MSQRKRSFTFGAYGGADKTFSRTRSLWKQDGRIPRISDEVEPSLVYSHPSFPLPTFSKGFRMDEQRCPLPPPLKTEEDYIPYPSVHEVLGRSSPFPLILLPQFGGYWIEGTNHEPKDPPEADQPPCPTSHVKLETNSTAKIYRKNFMGKEHFNYYTMDAALGHLVFSMKYDVIGDQEHLRLMLRTKIKTYHDVIPISCLTEFPNVVQMAKLVCEEVNVDRFYPVLYPKASRLIVTFDEHVISNNFKFGVIYQRFAQTSEEELFGNMEESPAFVEFLEFLGRKIELHDFKGFRGGLDVTHGQTGTESIYTSFHNKEIMFHVSTKLPYTEGDSQQLQRKRHIGNDIVAIVFQEENTPFVPDMIQSNFLHAYVVVQVENACTDNVIYKVSVTARDDVPFFGPALPDPAIFRKGPEFHEFLFTKLINAEYACYKAEKFAKLEERTRSALLETLYEELHINSQSMMGLGGDEDKLENGGAGGGGGGGFFESFKRVIRSRSQSMDAMGLSNKKSHTVSTSHSGSFTHNPAESPKTPGISLLVPGKSPSKYGRRGSAIGIGTIEESLIIPGKSPTRKKSGPFSSRRSSAIGIENIQEVQERSREVSPSTQRTPDSSLLSQENKSDNSSNHSSPEFAATKNSLSMCCRAPSIPEAQDLSRSSSNASSFASVVEENEGEEEYETGMESLSCVTPVKKDSFVYSCGVEDSACSTSQGSFPAASRLQHQPDGVKTSEPKGTDNRPKTERPQQEHKFSSNC; this is encoded by the exons GGTTTCAGAATGGATGAGCAACGATGCCCCCTGCCTCCCCCCCTGAAA ACAGAGGAAGACTACATCCCTTACCCCAGTGTTCACGAG GTGCTGGGCCGCAGCAGTCCATTCCCGCTCATCCTGCTGCCGCAGTTTGGAGGCTACTGGATCGAAGGCACTAATCATGAACCTAAAGACCCTCCGGAGGCCGATCAGCCTCCTTGTCCTACCTCCCATGTCAAACTGGAGACGAACAGCACTGCCAAGATTTACAGGAAGAATTTCATGGGGAAG GAACACTTTAATTACTACACCATGGATGCCGCCCTGGGCCACTTGGTCTTTTCTATGAAGTATGATGTCATTGGGGATCAGGAGCATCTGCGCTTGATGCTTCG AACAAAGATAAAAACCTATCACGATGTAATTCCTATTTCCTGCCTTACCGAGTTCCCCAACGTCGTCCAGATGGCCAAG cTCGTTTGTGAAGAAGTAAACGTGGACAGATTTTATCCTGTCCTCTACCCCAAA GCATCACGGCTCATTGTCACTTTCGATGAACACGTGATCAGCAACAACTTCAAGTTTGGAGTTATTTACCAGAGGTTCGCCCAG ACATcggaggaggagctgtttgGGAACATGGAGGAGAGCCCAGCCTTTGTTGAATTCCTGGAATTTCTGGGTCGGAAGATCGAGCTCCATGACTTTAAAGG TTTTAGGGGTGGGCTTGATGTCACTCATGGACAAACTGGGACAGAATCCATCTACACAAGTTTCCACAATAAGGAGATTATGTTTCACGTGTCCACCAAACTGCCTTACACAGAAGGAGACTCACAGCAG ctgcagaggaagaggcaCATAGGTAACGACATAGTAGCCATCGTGTtccaggaggaaaacacacccTTTGTACCAGACATGATCCAGTCCAACTTCCTGCATGCCTATGtggtggtgcaggtggagaATGCATGCACAGACAACGTCATCTACAAG GTGTCTGTGACAGCAAGGGATGACGTGCCTTTCTTTGGACCTGCTCTACCTGACCCTGCAATCTTCAGGAAG GGCCCCGAGTTTCATGAGTTCCTCTTCACTAAGCTCATCAATGCAGAATATGCATGCTACAAAGCTGAAAAGTTTGCCAAGCTGGAG GAGCGAACACGGTCAGCTCTTTTGGAAACGCTGTACGAGGAGCTGCACATCAACAGTCAGTCCATGATGGGCCTGGGTGGAGACGAAGATAAGCTGGAGAACGGGGgcgcaggaggtggaggaggaggaggcttctTTGAGTCCTTTAAG CGGGTCATCCGCAGCAGAAGCCAGTCTATGGACGCCATGGGCCTCAGTAACAAGAAGTCACACACAGTCTCTACTAGTCACAGTGGCAGCTTTACCCACAATCCCGCAGAGAGCCCCAAAACCCCGGGGATT TCATTGCTTGTCCCAGGGAAAAGTCCCAGTAAATATGGACGCCGAGGCAGTGCCATAGGGATAGGAACAATAGAAGAG TCGCTGATCATTCCGGGGAAAAGCCCCACCAGGAAAAAGTCAGGACCCTTCAGCTCCCGCCGCAGTAGCGCCATTGGCATCGAGAACATCCAGGAGGTCCaagagaggag CCGAGAGGTGTCACCCAGCACCCAGAGGACACCAGACAGCAGCCTCTTGTCACAAGAGAACAAGTCAGACAACTCCTCCAATCACAGTTCTCCTGAATTCGCTGCCACAAAGAACAG TTTGTCCATGTGTTGCAGGGCACCGTCCATCCCCGAGGCCCAGGACTTGTCCCGGTCCTCCTCCAACGCCAGCAGCTTCGCCAGCGTCGTGGAAGAAAACGAAGGCGAAGAGGAGTACGAAACTGGAATG GAAAGTTTATCTTGTGTTACGCCAGTCAAAAAAGACTCATTTGTGTACAGCTGTGGGGTGGAGGACAGTGCGTGCAGTACCAGCCAGGGAAGTTTTCCAG CAGCTTCTCGTCTTCAGCACCAACCAGACGGAGTGAAGACATCAGAGCCAAAAGGGACAGACAACCGGCCCAAGACGGAGCGTCCCCAGCAGGAGCACAAGTTCTCATCG AACTGTTAG